CACATGCTTCTTCACATGTTGCTTTACACCTATTTAAGAGTAAACAAGTCACAAAACCTAACACCATTAtgcatttaaaactttaaaacatGCAAGGAATGGGATAAGGAATGGGTAGTACTTCTAGCCTAAAAAAATTCTGAGTCATTATTCATTCTTAATTAGCAGGGAGTAATTTTAAAGTTGGATTTTTAAAGTAACTACTTGTCttgtatataataattaatttaaattttttatcattgacaatttatttcttacataataattattttaaatttttatcagcAACAATTTATCCTatgtataatagttattttaaattttttatcaactGCAACTTACCTTgtgtataatagttattttaaattgtctATTAACGACAACTTATTCcatgtatattaattattttaaaaaatttatcaacgaTAACTGCATTATAAATTAGTTtacacatatttttataaaaaaattaaacaatcaTTTTCCAATCCCGATTACACAGTCTGGCAATTGTACGGCTACACTTTTAAACTGTTAATCAATAACAAATTAGAACTgtttatatcatttaaaaagaTGAGCTACATTAAAAAGAAATGTCAgcaacataaatatatttaagttttgttgattaatttttatttcatgaGGAAATATAtgatttcatatattttattgtttttttccaaattatttatacttttttattttatttttaatcttaaaaaaatgactccctgtcaaaaaaatattaaaataaataactcaaTCTACTTATCCATCAACTCTTGTTGGGTTGAATCATATTACTCTTAATTTTAGGAAATTAAGAcccaaaaaatattaacataacaattaattattaactttgatagttttaaaaaatatattaaagttataaacAAAGAGGAATAGTCAATGGTTAAGATTTTGTCTGCGAGTTTGCAGAAAAATTGAAGAGATGTCTTTAAAATTTAGGAAGGaataaataaaaggaatgaagaGCTCTAAGAAGAGATAGTTTTGAACCttttgtgtttatttataaatacaaaatcttctcttattttgttaaatttaaaaattgtattgaagGAAGATTTTGAAAGAGTCAGACAAATAattcatacaattttttatattattataatactctataaattaaaagtatattaattataaacatcTTCTTATCATTCTCTATATATTCATtctctacaaaatttatattattttttttcctctccCTCAGAAGTCTTCCCTTCCGTTCGCTtttaaattcataaacaaagcttaaaaaaaactttcaacCATCTTGTTTGATGTGCGCGAGACTTACAAAAAATGTGAATTAAATTAGATTGGCTATTGATCAATCTATTGATATGAGTGGAATTTGATTAAcattaattgttatattaattttacgGTAGACCTACttaatattattctatttattgATAAATGTGTAACAACTAAATTGATTTATGATTATAGATAATGGAAAAGACCCAAATATCTTTCATCTATTAATTGAGCTTTGGTTTTGGTAGGAGTAATTTCCAAATAAATAAGTTCATAGGAACTTTAATGTAAgtgaaattacaaaaatatcctcaataaaaataaaaattccacATCTTATCCTCAACTTGTGACATCTCCGATGTCTCTCTCACTCCCGTGGAGCCAATTACAAATAGGAAACAATATATCggattaaatattataaaagtttGTTAATTATTAAAGTGATCAATTTTGCCTCATAGTACGAATGTAAAAATTTATGGATTAATTGAAAGTCATTATTATAAGACATTTCTAAATCACCTAAAGGTTGAttaattgttgttataattaatGAACATGATGTTGGTAATATGTGTATTATTAGttgtatttatatattcattggtaaataaataatatttttgtaataaattaattgttatgataattaatataatggattttgtataatatttttgttcaattaatattaaagtaactaatttaatatttaaaccgacaatattagttttatatatataaaaaattaattatatattttttaagtaaaaaaaaaagagaggcATTTTGTACttaacaaacaaaattaatattgtgaAAGAAGGTGAacccataaaataaaataaaaaacatttataacaaaaaaacataattaattatatttatcgtGCAATGTAGCACACAAGTTGCAAAAATTTCATCTAATTAAATATCCTTTGGATGTCGAGTGAGCTCAAAAGACTAGAGATTCTCGATCCTTCTTTTTAACTTTATCCCCACTATAGATAAGAAATACCTCTTCCTCCTCACAAATCCTTTTCCTGAATTTGTCATATAACAATAACATCATGCAACAACAGTTTTTGAGGTTGGTTTCTTTTATTATCTTCTAATCACACCATTCAGCCTGCAGCCAGCCAACAATTTGTTTTTGCTACCAACATCACCCTACAACACTACTTGCTTTCTTAACTTTCTCTCCAAATCAAATGCTTCTCACACGagaatctttattttatttttatccatTCACACAATCGTTAGAAACTTTATAATAATATGGgtatttataaattgaattaaaacttaaaaatttatctttattttttaaataaatcttcATAAAATgttacaatattatttattaatataaaatctaTAATTGCATTTACACCATTTTAAGAAAtccatattaaaaatattatcaaaaaatttatgctATTTATATTAAATCTAATTCATTTTTACGGaatcaactaataaaataaaaatcacatttactTAACGTGATATTTAAGTTTTTTCCTTTTCATGTGGATTTTTGATCTCATTATTACTTTTCCAGTAACTTTGAGTTTCAACATCCAATAGAAGAATAAACATAAAAGCATAACCTGTATTGAATTAGTTGAATGATTTTTCCACTTTACACTTTTATAAAAAGCCACTTTGCTTTGTTCCTTAATCCTAAGAACATAGTAGTGAGTGTTGTAAAAGAATCATGGCACCTTCTCATACCTTTCCTCTTCGTTGGGAAAGCACAGGACACCAATGGTGGTATGCATCACCTATTGACTTAGCAGCTGCAAATGGTCTCTATGATTTAGTCACTGAGCTTCTCCATCTTGACACAAATCTTCTCATCAAACTCACTTCTCTTCGTCGAATTCGACGCCTCGAAACCGTCTGGGACGATGAAGCTCAGTTTGAACATGTTTCCAAGTGCAGGTCTCATGTTGCAAAGAAGCTTTTTGTTGAGTGTGAAACAGAAAATGGAAAAGGAAAAAATTCTCTTATTACTTCTGGTTATGGTGGATGGCTTTTGTACACAGCTGCTTCTTCTGGTGATGTTGAATTTGTTGATGAATTGTTGAGAAGAGATccttttttggtttttggtgaAGGAGAGTATGGTGTTACTGATATGTTTTATGCTGCAGCTAGGAGTAAGAATTGTGAGGTATTCAATCTTGTTCTTCATTTTGCTCTCTTGACAAAAGATTGTGCTATTGAATTGGATGAAGTTGGTGGAGTTTTCAAGAGGGAGATAGTGAATAGAGCTATTCATGCTGCTGCTAGAGGAGGGAATTGGGAAATACTGAAGAAGAAGCTACTTTTAGGAAGTGATTCTCAGATTTTGTCTTATAGAGATGCTCATGGATGCACTGTCTTGCATTCAGCAGCTGGAAGAGGCCAGGTTGAGGTGAGACACTCATATCACTTAGGTTTTGTTTTGTCTGGATTGATTTATTTGACTTTAtatagaaatagcttatgaCATAGTTgttcataaattgttttcagCTTGTTTCCACAAGCTCACCAGCATAACTTATGAAAATAGGTTAtgctttatataaaaaaagtttgaatttggtttgattttttgtcAGAGAAGTAAATTATACATAACTTATGTGATAAGCATTAATCACATAAActcttaattaagttgtttatacAAACAAGCCTTAGTATGCATGTATAATCTAAAATAGAAGCAATATTAACCAACGTTATAAAGTGATatagaaaattttcaattttagacaCGATTTTCTAATTTGTCAATTTCAGCAGCTAAATTATTCGACCCAAATTATTTGAGGGATTAAAATGACGATTCACTCAATCTTGTACAACCAATTTTGTCTCAAAAGTTATAGAGGTCAGACAATTTAATACtgaaattaaaaatcttcaATTATATTAGTCTTTTAGAAACAATATTGACCAGCCTTATAATGtgatagagactaaaattgttcGGCTGAAATAATTCGAGGGACTAAAATGACGATTCACTCTATCTTGTATAGGAATAATAGgaaacttattttatttctgCCACTGCCTTTCAGGTTTGATTATCTTTTTGAATCAGTTAATTAATGCTACAAAAACTCAGTATATATCCAAACTTACTTTTATGCAGGTGGTAAGAAATCTAATTGATCAATCACCTGATATTATAAACTCTACTGATTCTCAAGGCAATACAGCATTACATGTGGCTTGTTACAGAGGTCACTTTCCTGTGGTAGAGCTTCTGATTGAAGCATCTCCTTCATTAACAATGTTAACCAATCACAATGGAGACACTTTTCTTCATATGGCAGTGTATGGTTTCAAAAGCCCTGGTTTCTGCAGACTCGACAAGCACGCCGAGCTCATGAAACAGTTATTACTAACCGAAAAGATCACGAACATGAAAGACATAATCAATGTTAAGAACAATGCTGGTAGAACACCTCTTCATGTAGCTGTCATTCATGATGTCAAATGTGATGTAGTGGAATCACTTATGTCAGTTCGATCGATCGATTTAAATGTCCGCGACACTGATGGAATGACTCCTTTGGATTATTTGAAACAACGACCGATATCAGGAACTTCTGAATTTTTAATCAAGCAGTTGATTTCAGCTGGTGGAATATCTAATTGTGAAGATTGTGTGACAAGAAATGCAATTGTGAATCATATGAAAACTCATCATGGTGTTATTGGAAATAGTCCTGGAACTTCATTTAGTATATCAGATGCTGAGATATTATTGTACACATGCATTGAGAATTCATCTGATAGAATTGTCAATAATGATCAAGCAAGTTTAGAAACAGaatcaaattcattttcaattgaAGTAGACAATGATTCAAGTTCCTCATGTAACAGCAAGACTACTAGTTCTGTTAATTCGGCTGCGAAACGGTTAAAGAATCTTCTCAAGTTGCATAGGAAAAGAGAGACAAAAGCATCAGCCTCAGAAtttgaagatgatgataatATTTCTGTTGATTCTATAAGTTCAAGGAAAAATTTGGAAGATTTTCCAATGACATTAAGGCAAAGATACTCAAAAAATCAGTGTTCACTTCCAAACAACAAAAGAACATTATCTATAAGAACTTTATCACTTCCAAATCCAACTGCTAAAAAATATTTCACTGCAGGACTAATGCAAGGTGTAATTAAGGTAAAGCCAAAATTGGATAATTTATCTGATTCTTCAAACAATAAGGAAAAACATGTTGATACAATTGGACCCTCTTGCTCCAATGGTACCTTAGAGTTGAAATATAATAAGCAGAGAACATTCAATAAGAAATTGATGAACAGGTATTTTTCTTTTGGAGCACAAGGGCAGGCTTTGGAAGATGCAAACAGTTGCACACTGTCAAAACATAGTTCTAAAGTGTTTTAgtaatttagttaaaataaatgttattatatGTGTATATGAGCCTGCTATTATGTAAGATTAATAAGCCAAGGCAAAACACTTTatcaatgttttttattttattttactgagAAGTACTTCGTAAAATGTAAAGTGGGCCCTAAGAGGGTCTCAATGTTAGTGATTCAGTGTATAACATAAATTCATAGTACCATAAGCTTTGTTAGTTTGTTACTTAcagtttgattaaaaaaaaaaatagtgacttACAGCTACAGATATATGAAACCTGTACTTCAGCtcattttcaattattaataaatattattattattattattattattattattattattatttgggaGTAGAAAACGAAACacctaaaaataataatggccGCTTTTTATGGCTCAAATGAAATACccttaaaattattaaaattatgtttggatgtctaataattataattagtagAAGAATTAAATGAATGTgaatacaaaatgaaaaatagtaaattgagagtgatacatataatattaattagatgatatattttaaaaaaagtaattaatattatattaaaaattgaaagaatgattCATATGTTATTTTGTAAATGAGTCACTTTTAAAATgtgtgattttttatataataattttatgatgtaaagaactattcatattttgtagaaaaaataatataattgttcctATTACATGATTTATACAACAAAAGACAATCGGATGATAAAGTGAACAATGTAGATATGAAATATCATGTAAGAACGTAAGAAGTAGAcatccaaaaataaaatcaatatttctTTTTAACATATGTTTTGGATGTAATAACATATGTCAtggattaataaattttgtctaaattaa
This region of Cicer arietinum cultivar CDC Frontier isolate Library 1 chromosome 8, Cicar.CDCFrontier_v2.0, whole genome shotgun sequence genomic DNA includes:
- the LOC101495077 gene encoding uncharacterized protein; this encodes MAPSHTFPLRWESTGHQWWYASPIDLAAANGLYDLVTELLHLDTNLLIKLTSLRRIRRLETVWDDEAQFEHVSKCRSHVAKKLFVECETENGKGKNSLITSGYGGWLLYTAASSGDVEFVDELLRRDPFLVFGEGEYGVTDMFYAAARSKNCEVFNLVLHFALLTKDCAIELDEVGGVFKREIVNRAIHAAARGGNWEILKKKLLLGSDSQILSYRDAHGCTVLHSAAGRGQVEVVRNLIDQSPDIINSTDSQGNTALHVACYRGHFPVVELLIEASPSLTMLTNHNGDTFLHMAVYGFKSPGFCRLDKHAELMKQLLLTEKITNMKDIINVKNNAGRTPLHVAVIHDVKCDVVESLMSVRSIDLNVRDTDGMTPLDYLKQRPISGTSEFLIKQLISAGGISNCEDCVTRNAIVNHMKTHHGVIGNSPGTSFSISDAEILLYTCIENSSDRIVNNDQASLETESNSFSIEVDNDSSSSCNSKTTSSVNSAAKRLKNLLKLHRKRETKASASEFEDDDNISVDSISSRKNLEDFPMTLRQRYSKNQCSLPNNKRTLSIRTLSLPNPTAKKYFTAGLMQGVIKVKPKLDNLSDSSNNKEKHVDTIGPSCSNGTLELKYNKQRTFNKKLMNRYFSFGAQGQALEDANSCTLSKHSSKVF